One segment of Solanum stenotomum isolate F172 chromosome 1, ASM1918654v1, whole genome shotgun sequence DNA contains the following:
- the LOC125846882 gene encoding protein terminal ear1 homolog: protein MAAVQGSSLNPHAPEYIPVSTLPPPLPPPRTVDSPPQENVRPRRQRRHIPPRLGGLVKYDVIPISSTHENKTTVMIKNIPYHYNREMLMQFLDEYCFLENQNARNSNGENFHVFAYDFLYLPMDYKNNRSIGYAFVNFTDHRTLWNFFWAFNDKLHVFPGSVKSVEIVAAKIQGKNALVNRFKKTRLMCKSERFLPVWFNPPRDGYGEWVQMITVGALQSHYR from the exons ATGGCTGCTGTTCAGGGGAGTTCGTTGAACCCGCATGCACCCGAATATATCCCTGTGTCCACTCTGCCACCCCCACTCCCTCCTCCTCG TACCGTCGATTCACCGCCACAGGAGAATGTGCGACCACGTCGCCAGCGTCGGCATATTCCTCCTAGACTAGGAGGGCTGGTGAAATACGATGTGATACCTATAAGTTCAACACATGAGAACAAAACTACtgtaatgataaaaaatataccaTATCATTACAa CCGTGAAATGTTGATGCAATTTCTAGACGAGTACTGCTTCCTGGAGAATCAAAACGCGAGAAATTCAAATGGAGAAAATTTTCATGTCTTCGCTTATGATTTCTTGTATTTGCCTATGGATTATAA AAACAATAGGAGCATAGGCTATGCATTTGTGAATTTCACTGATCACCGAACTCtgtggaattttttttgggCTTTTAATGACAAACTACACGTGTTTCCAGGATCTGTAAAGAGTGTTGAGATTGTCGCTGCGAAGATCCAG GGAAAAAATGCTTTAGTGAACCGATTCAAGAAAACAAGACTTATGTGTAAATCAGAAAGGTTTCTACCAGTTTGGTTTAATCCTCCAAGAGATGGTTATGGGGAATGGGTGCAAATGATTACTGTGGGGGCATTACAAAGTCACTACAGATAA
- the LOC125846926 gene encoding protein terminal ear1 homolog, with product MQLPPRPYPPALPPLLPLPTVVSPPQENVRRRRSIPPRLRWVEKWIPNNETTVMIKNIPFHYDRGLMIRFLDDFCLQENEKNRDSNEENIHVFAYDFLYLPMNFKMTSSAGYGFVNFTDHRTLSIFFGHFSERAKAYPNSARSVQMVIAKIQGKNALVNRYKNTRFVCESEECLPVQFNPPRNGSRESVQVITVGKFEVIPDIPIDRF from the exons ATGCAGCTTCCACCGCGTCCATATCCGCCGGCGCTTCCACCGCTTCTTCCTCTTCCTACCGTCGTTTCACCGCCGCAGGAGAATGTGCGACGACGTCGGAGTATTCCTCCTAGACTACGATGGGTGGAGAAATGGATACCTAATAACGAAACTACTGTCATGATCAAGAATATCCCATTTCACTACGA CCGTGGATTGATGATACGATTTCTAGACGATTTCTGCTTACAGGAGAATGAAAAA AATAGAGattcaaatgaagaaaatattcaTGTCTTCGCTTATGATTTCTTGTATTTGCCTATGAATTTCAA AATGACGAGCAGCGCAGGCTATGGATTTGTGAATTTCACCGATCACAGAActctctcaattttttttgggcaTTTTAGTGAGAGAGCAAAAGCGTATCCAAATTCTGCAAGGAGCGTTCAGATGGTCATTGCGAAGATCCAG GGAAAAAATGCTTTAGTGAACCGATACAAGAATACAAGATTTGTGTGTGAATCAGAAGAGTGTCTTCCAGTTCAGTTTAATCCTCCAAGAAATGGTTCTAGGGAATCAGTGCAAGTGATTACTGTGGGGAAATTCGAAGTCATTCCAGATATTCCGATCGATcgattttag